From the genome of Azospirillum sp. TSA2s:
CGGGACCGTCAGCTTTTCCACCATGCGCAAGGTTCCCGGCAGGCCCGGAACCGGGGCCGGCGGCAGCAGGACCGTGCAGCTCACCGCCATCGGCTGGGTGGGCGATGGAGTCGAAGACGTATCGGTCGCCGCCACCGCGGGCATCGCCACGGACGACAGGAGAAGGCCGGCAGCGGACAACAGACGGAACATCATGAAGGGTGCTTCCCGATCCGTAGGAGATTGGAGGGTCGAAGGCGGCAGCGATGCGATACTGCATGCGAATCGTTGCACCACCGTCCCGATCCTGTCAAAGCCGACGTGCCCCGATGCGGCGGCACCGGACCCGGAGCGCGGCCGACGTTCTAACCGCGCCGGCCGTGCTATGGTCGGGGCTATCGACCCCTTCGCCGGGCCTGAGCGTCCAACCGTCATGAGGAAAGATTACACAATGTCGAACATCGCCCCGAAAACGGCAATCGTCACCGGCGCCACCTCCGGCTTCGGCGATGCCATCGCCCGGCGGCTGGTCGCGGAAGGTTGGCGGATCGTCGCCACCGGCCGGCGCCAGGATCGGCTTGATGCCCTGGTCGAGGCGCTGGGCGGGCCGGCGGTGGTCCACCCGCTGTGCTTCGACATCCGCGACGAGGAGGCGACCCGCGCCGCGCTGGAGTCGCTGCCGCAGGAGTTCGCCGACATCTCCGTCCTGGTCAACAATGCCGGTCTGGCGCTCGGTACCGCGGCGGCGCAGGACTGCGACCTGGAGCAGTGGCGGACGATGATCGACACCAACGTCACCGGGCTGGTGACGATCACCCGGCTGCTGCTGGCCCGGCTGATCGCCCAGCGCGGGCTGATCGTCAATCTCGCCTCCGTCGCCTCCAACTGGCCCTATCCCGGCGGCAACGTCTATGGCGGCACCAAGGCCTTCGTCCGGCAATTCTCGCTCGGCCTGCGCAGCGACCTGTCGGCCCAGGGCGTGCGCGTGACCTCCATCGAGCCCGGTCTGGCGGAAAGCGAATTCACCCTGGTGCGCACCGGCGGCAACAAGGACGCCTACGACGCGCTCTATGCCGGCGCCAACCCGCTGCAGCCGGAGGACATCGCCGAGACGGTGCGCTGGGTGGTCTCCCTGCCGCCGCACGTCAACATCAAC
Proteins encoded in this window:
- a CDS encoding SDR family NAD(P)-dependent oxidoreductase, translating into MSNIAPKTAIVTGATSGFGDAIARRLVAEGWRIVATGRRQDRLDALVEALGGPAVVHPLCFDIRDEEATRAALESLPQEFADISVLVNNAGLALGTAAAQDCDLEQWRTMIDTNVTGLVTITRLLLARLIAQRGLIVNLASVASNWPYPGGNVYGGTKAFVRQFSLGLRSDLSAQGVRVTSIEPGLAESEFTLVRTGGNKDAYDALYAGANPLQPEDIAETVRWVVSLPPHVNINSVEIMPVSQSWAPFKIHRDTPA